A genome region from Arachis duranensis cultivar V14167 chromosome 6, aradu.V14167.gnm2.J7QH, whole genome shotgun sequence includes the following:
- the LOC107495891 gene encoding uncharacterized protein At4g06744 has translation MMSILHSQKFSISRTLYNLLLLMSLLSIIHTSALHNTKNKGHRNKSVAKSVPIVAATSPISPPLVFADQRLQLVYPVIQKFKSTITLDPLGVTKTWVGSDICSYKGFYCDTPPYNSSAVALASIDFNGFQLVAPTLDGFIDQLPDIALFHANTNNFSGTITPQISKLPYLYELDLSNNQLSGPFPLAVLGMETLTFLDIRFNLFSGAVPPQIFTQNLQVLFINNNIFNQSLPDNLGSTHILLLTLANNKFNGPIPTSLPKALATLTEVLLLNNQLTGCLPYEIGYLQEATVFDVGNNQLTGPLPLSLSCLEKVEILNFGGNLLYGMVPEVVCASLMGNLVNFSLSDNYFNAVGPICRVLIERGVLDVTKNCIPDLPFQRSIIECAQFFAQPRMCPLMWYHSFIPCKLHFHNTPLSSIP, from the coding sequence ATGATGAGTATCCTCCACTCACAAAAAttctcaatctcaagaactttgTACAATCTCTTATTGTTAATGTCCCTTCTTTCTATTATCCACACATCAGCACTACACAACACAAAAAACAAAGGCCACAGAAACAAAAGTGTTGCCAAATCAGTTCCAATTGTAGCAGCAACATCTCCAATTTCTCCACCTCTAGTGTTTGCAGATCAAAGGCTTCAATTAGTATATCCAGTGATCCAAAAATTCAAGTCCACCATAACCTTAGATCCCTTAGGAGTTACAAAAACTTGGGTAGGTTCAGATATTTGTAGCTACAAAGGTTTCTATTGTGACACTCCACCATACAATAGTTCAGCCGTTGCCTTAGCCTCAATTGATTTCAACGGTTTTCAACTTGTTGCACCTACCCTTGATGGATTCATAGATCAATTACCTGATATTGCTCTGTTCCATGCAAATACCAACAATTTTAGTGGAACAATCACACCCCAGATTTCAAAATTACCTTATCTTTATGAGCTTGATCTTAGTAACAATCAATTATCAGGTCCATTTCCTCTGGCTGTTCTAGGAATGGAAACGTTAACGTTTTTGGACATTAGGTTCAATTTGTTCTCTGGGGCAGTTCCACCACAGATTTTCACACAGAATCTTCAAGTTTtgttcatcaacaacaacatatTTAATCAGAGTTTGCCTGATAACTTAGGATCCACTCATATTTTGTTGCTAACCTTAgcaaacaacaaattcaacggTCCAATTCCAACAAGTCTTCCAAAGGCTTTAGCCACACTCACTGAAGTGTTGCTATTGAACAACCAGCTAACAGGTTGTTTGCCTTATGAGATTGGTTACCTTCAAGAGGCAACGGTTTTTGACGTTGGGAATAACCAATTGACAGGTCCGTTGCCATTGTCATTGAGTTGTCTTGAGAAGGTTGAGATTCTGAATTTTGGTGGGAATTTGTTGTATGGTATGGTGCCTGAAGTTGTGTGTGCAAGTTTGATGGGCAATTTGGTAAATTTCTCACTTTCAGATAACTATTTCAATGCTGTGGgacccatttgtagggttttgATTGAGAGAGGAGTTCTTGATGTTACAAAGAATTGCATTCCTGATCTTCCATTCCAGAGATCAATTATTGAATGTGCTCAATTCTTTGCACAACCAAGGATGTGTCCATTGATGTGGTATCATAGTTTCATCCCTTGCAAGCTTCATTTTCATAACACTCCACTTTCTTCTATACCCTAG